One Prevotella melaninogenica DNA window includes the following coding sequences:
- a CDS encoding biotin/lipoyl-containing protein, translating to MKEFKYTIDGKEYKVEIGEINAENVAEVSVNGEQYAVQMEQPAEPEKKKVELGKPAAAEASEEATPAVAINSSAAVKAPLPGTITSVEVTVGQEVKAGDTVVVLEAMKMQNNIEAEKDGKVTAIAVKVGQAVLEDDPLVVIE from the coding sequence ATGAAAGAATTCAAATATACTATCGACGGCAAGGAATATAAAGTCGAGATTGGTGAGATTAATGCCGAGAATGTTGCAGAAGTATCTGTCAACGGAGAGCAGTATGCAGTACAGATGGAACAGCCTGCTGAGCCAGAGAAGAAGAAGGTTGAGCTTGGTAAGCCAGCTGCTGCTGAGGCAAGTGAGGAGGCTACTCCTGCTGTTGCTATCAACAGTTCTGCAGCTGTTAAGGCTCCACTTCCTGGAACCATCACATCTGTTGAGGTGACTGTTGGTCAGGAGGTAAAGGCTGGCGATACTGTTGTTGTCCTCGAGGCAATGAAGATGCAGAACAACATCGAAGCTGAGAAGGATGGCAAGGTAACTGCTATTGCTGTAAAGGTCGGTCAGGCTGTGCTTGAGGACGACCCATTGGTTGTTATTGAATAA
- a CDS encoding glycogen/starch synthase gives MGKKVLFVNQEIMPYVPETEMSFYGSEMPHVMQEAGFEIRTFMPRWGNINERRGQLHEVIRLSGMNLIIDDTDHPLIIKVASIPQTRIQVYFIDNEDYFQKRPAMTKDELGNDYPDNGERAIFFARGVLETVKKLRWAPDVIHCQGWMSSVIPFYVKTAYKDEPQFANSKVVTSLFAEQPQDSLGTNFKHCLEFREAKAKYLKNYGDDFDFMELGKLAIDYSDGVIGTSDKAHADLINYAKTHDKQLLEHAIDDAELKEKYSEFYNKLF, from the coding sequence ATGGGAAAAAAAGTATTATTTGTTAATCAAGAAATCATGCCATATGTGCCTGAGACAGAGATGTCTTTCTATGGCTCAGAAATGCCACACGTCATGCAAGAAGCTGGATTTGAGATCCGTACATTCATGCCAAGATGGGGAAATATAAACGAACGTAGAGGGCAGTTGCACGAGGTTATTCGCCTTTCAGGTATGAACTTGATTATAGACGATACCGACCATCCATTGATTATCAAGGTGGCAAGTATTCCGCAGACACGTATACAGGTTTATTTCATTGATAATGAAGATTATTTCCAAAAGCGTCCTGCAATGACAAAGGACGAATTGGGCAACGACTATCCTGACAACGGCGAGCGTGCTATCTTCTTTGCAAGAGGCGTATTAGAGACAGTAAAGAAGCTAAGATGGGCTCCTGATGTGATCCATTGCCAGGGTTGGATGTCTTCTGTTATCCCATTCTATGTAAAGACTGCCTACAAAGATGAGCCACAGTTTGCCAATTCAAAGGTTGTGACTTCACTCTTTGCAGAACAGCCACAAGACAGCTTGGGAACGAACTTTAAGCATTGTCTTGAGTTCCGTGAGGCGAAGGCTAAGTACTTGAAGAACTATGGTGACGACTTCGATTTCATGGAGTTAGGTAAACTGGCTATCGACTATTCGGACGGTGTCATTGGTACCAGCGACAAAGCTCACGCCGATCTTATCAACTATGCTAAGACTCACGATAAGCAGCTTTTGGAACATGCTATCGATGATGCTGAACTAAAGGAGAAGTATTCAGAATTTTATAATAAATTGTTCTGA
- a CDS encoding ATP-dependent Clp protease ATP-binding subunit yields MMNQFSPKVSEILSFSREEAERLTSASVAPEHIMLAILREKSGPVWELFNQWKVDIDNIKKEIERRLQEETIDPTSYVPDMLLNEQANNILKLAVLEARIQHAQTVDILHLFLAILHDSSNNGAKKVMEENGFNYNNAISMLQQRANQPKNGIGMADEEEMDDDMMSSSSSEGSNNAKTTQAPRTKSKTPVLDSFGTDLTQAAAEGKLDPVVGREKEIMRVSEILGRRKKNNPILIGEPGVGKSAIVEGLAQLIVKHLTSPILFNKRVITLDLTAVVAGTKYRGQFEERIRALIKEIEQNPDIIVFIDEIHTLIGAGSSPGSMDAANILKPALARGTIQCIGATTLDEYRKSIEKDGALERRFQKVQVEPTTVEETLQILENIKDRYEAHHHVSYTEDALKACVKYADRYITDRFFPDKAIDIIDEAGSRIHLQHVKVPQAILDIQKDIEIAQEKKQAAVKNQNFELAASFRDKQTELEKTLKEEQEKWQKGDTEDKVEINEEAIADVVSMMTGVPVQRMQEAEGVRLKNMDAELKQVVIAQDAAIDKMVKAIQRNRVGLKDPNHPIGAFMFLGPTGVGKTYLAKRLAEMMFGSANALIRIDMSEYTESFNTSRLVGAPPGYVGYDEGGQLTEKVRRHPYSIVLLDEIEKAHGNVFNMLLQVLDEGRLTDGNGRLIDFRNTVIIMTSNAGTRQLKEFGQGVGFKAANLNGLSQSEGDKERARAIIQKSLSKQFAPEFLNRLDEIITFDQLDLEAIKKIINIELKGLFKRVHELGYEMEITDEAKEFVASKGYDVQFGARPLKRAIQNHIEDGLSELILSGDIKTGDTIKVSKEKDSEKLKFDIVSAE; encoded by the coding sequence ATGATGAATCAATTCTCCCCAAAGGTCTCTGAAATACTTTCATTCAGCAGAGAGGAAGCAGAACGACTGACAAGTGCGTCGGTTGCTCCTGAGCATATCATGCTCGCCATTCTGAGAGAGAAGTCAGGACCAGTATGGGAACTATTCAACCAATGGAAGGTTGATATAGACAATATAAAGAAAGAAATAGAAAGAAGACTTCAGGAGGAAACAATTGACCCAACTTCTTATGTGCCTGATATGCTTTTGAACGAGCAGGCAAATAACATATTGAAATTAGCTGTACTTGAGGCACGTATACAACATGCCCAGACAGTAGATATCCTTCATCTCTTCCTTGCAATATTGCATGATTCTTCTAACAATGGTGCAAAGAAGGTAATGGAAGAAAATGGGTTTAATTATAACAACGCAATATCGATGTTACAACAACGCGCAAACCAACCAAAGAATGGTATAGGAATGGCTGACGAGGAAGAAATGGATGATGATATGATGTCATCTTCATCGTCTGAAGGCAGCAATAATGCCAAGACAACACAGGCTCCACGTACAAAATCAAAGACACCAGTACTCGATAGTTTCGGTACCGATCTTACTCAAGCAGCTGCCGAGGGAAAACTCGACCCTGTTGTAGGTAGAGAGAAAGAGATTATGCGTGTCAGTGAGATTCTTGGCAGAAGAAAGAAGAATAATCCTATTCTCATTGGTGAACCAGGTGTTGGTAAGAGTGCTATTGTTGAGGGTTTGGCACAACTTATTGTGAAGCATCTCACCTCTCCAATTCTCTTTAACAAACGCGTCATCACGCTTGACTTGACAGCTGTTGTGGCTGGGACAAAGTATCGTGGTCAATTTGAGGAGCGTATCCGTGCATTGATTAAGGAAATCGAACAGAATCCAGACATTATCGTCTTTATTGACGAGATTCACACTCTCATCGGAGCAGGTTCTTCACCAGGTTCAATGGATGCTGCTAATATCCTCAAACCAGCCTTGGCAAGAGGTACTATACAGTGTATCGGTGCAACAACACTTGACGAGTATCGCAAGTCTATCGAGAAAGATGGTGCCTTAGAGCGTCGTTTCCAAAAGGTACAGGTTGAGCCAACAACAGTTGAAGAGACATTACAGATTCTTGAGAATATCAAAGATCGCTACGAAGCACATCATCATGTAAGTTATACAGAGGACGCGCTGAAGGCTTGTGTGAAGTATGCAGACAGATATATCACTGATAGATTCTTTCCTGATAAGGCAATAGACATCATCGACGAAGCAGGTTCACGTATCCATCTGCAACATGTAAAGGTACCACAGGCTATTCTTGACATTCAAAAAGACATTGAAATAGCGCAAGAGAAGAAGCAAGCTGCTGTAAAGAATCAGAACTTTGAGTTGGCTGCAAGTTTCCGTGATAAGCAGACTGAATTAGAAAAGACACTCAAAGAGGAGCAGGAGAAATGGCAGAAAGGTGATACCGAAGATAAGGTTGAAATCAATGAAGAAGCCATTGCTGATGTTGTCTCTATGATGACAGGCGTACCGGTACAGCGCATGCAGGAGGCAGAAGGCGTTAGACTAAAGAACATGGATGCTGAACTTAAGCAGGTTGTTATCGCACAAGATGCAGCCATCGACAAGATGGTAAAGGCTATTCAGCGTAACCGCGTTGGTTTGAAAGACCCTAACCACCCTATCGGTGCGTTTATGTTCTTAGGTCCTACAGGTGTAGGTAAGACTTATCTTGCCAAGCGACTTGCTGAGATGATGTTTGGTTCTGCCAATGCTTTGATACGCATTGATATGAGCGAATATACAGAAAGCTTCAACACTTCACGCCTTGTTGGTGCGCCTCCAGGATACGTTGGCTATGATGAAGGCGGACAGCTGACAGAGAAAGTGCGCCGCCATCCCTACTCTATTGTCTTACTTGATGAGATAGAGAAGGCACATGGCAACGTATTCAATATGCTTTTGCAGGTACTCGATGAAGGTCGATTGACAGATGGTAACGGCCGATTGATAGACTTCCGCAATACGGTGATTATTATGACATCAAATGCGGGTACACGTCAGCTGAAGGAATTCGGGCAAGGTGTCGGCTTTAAGGCTGCTAACTTGAATGGTCTTTCACAGAGTGAGGGAGACAAGGAGCGTGCTCGTGCTATCATTCAGAAAAGTCTTAGCAAGCAGTTCGCACCAGAGTTTCTCAACCGTTTGGACGAGATTATCACTTTCGACCAACTCGACCTCGAAGCTATCAAGAAGATTATCAACATTGAACTCAAGGGCTTATTCAAGCGTGTGCATGAATTAGGCTACGAGATGGAGATAACAGATGAAGCCAAGGAGTTTGTTGCAAGCAAGGGATATGACGTACAATTTGGTGCGCGTCCATTGAAGCGTGCTATCCAAAACCATATCGAGGACGGACTGAGCGAATTGATTCTATCTGGCGATATCAAGACTGGCGATACCATTAAGGTGTCAAAAGAGAAAGATAGCGAGAAGCTAAAGTTTGATATTGTGTCGGCTGAATAA
- a CDS encoding acyl-CoA carboxylase subunit beta: MSKQTEKIKALVEKRELARLGGGQKAIDKQHERGKYTARERIEMLVDKGSFEEYDMFKLHRCHNFGMEKKQYLGDGVVAGSATIDGRLVYLYAQDFTVNGGSLSETMAQKICKVMDMAMTNGAPVICMNDSGGARIQEGISALAGYGEIFERNILASGVIPQISSILGPCAGGAVYSPALTDFIIMKEQTSYMFLTGPKVVKTVTGEDIDAEHLGGASVHASKSGVTSFTAKTEEEAMDLIKKLLSYIPSNNREEAPRVECTDPIDRKEDLLNEIIPDDPNQAYDMYKVIQAVTDNGEFFEVQPKFAKNIITGFARFNGQSVGIVANQPSAYAGVLDTNASRKGARFVRFCDAFNIPIVSLVDVPGFLPGTGQEYNAVILHGAQLLYAYGEATVPKITITLRKSYGGSHIVMGCKQLRSDLNFAWPSAEIAVMGASGAVAVLCGREAKEVKEQGGDVKQFLAEKEEEYSEKFANPYQAAQFGYIDDVIEPRNTRFRICRGLAQLAHKKQDLPAKKHGCMPM, translated from the coding sequence ATGAGTAAGCAAACAGAAAAGATCAAGGCACTCGTGGAGAAGCGCGAGTTAGCACGCTTAGGTGGTGGCCAGAAGGCTATCGACAAGCAGCATGAGCGCGGAAAGTATACTGCACGTGAGCGTATTGAAATGCTGGTTGACAAAGGCAGCTTCGAGGAATACGATATGTTCAAACTCCATCGTTGTCATAACTTCGGTATGGAGAAGAAGCAGTACCTCGGTGATGGTGTTGTTGCTGGTTCAGCAACTATCGACGGTCGTCTCGTCTACCTCTATGCACAGGACTTCACCGTAAATGGTGGCTCGCTTTCTGAAACAATGGCTCAGAAGATCTGCAAGGTAATGGATATGGCTATGACTAACGGTGCACCAGTCATCTGTATGAACGACTCTGGTGGCGCACGTATCCAGGAGGGTATCTCTGCTTTGGCAGGTTACGGCGAAATCTTCGAGCGTAATATCCTCGCTTCTGGTGTTATCCCACAGATCTCAAGCATCCTTGGTCCATGTGCCGGTGGTGCAGTTTACTCTCCAGCATTGACAGACTTCATCATCATGAAGGAGCAGACAAGTTACATGTTTCTGACTGGTCCTAAGGTTGTAAAGACCGTAACTGGTGAAGATATCGACGCAGAGCACCTTGGTGGTGCAAGCGTTCACGCTTCAAAGAGCGGTGTAACAAGCTTCACAGCTAAGACTGAGGAAGAGGCAATGGACCTTATCAAGAAGCTCCTTTCTTACATTCCTTCAAACAACCGCGAGGAAGCACCACGTGTAGAGTGTACTGACCCTATCGACCGTAAGGAAGACCTCTTGAACGAGATTATCCCAGACGATCCAAACCAGGCATACGATATGTACAAGGTAATTCAGGCTGTAACTGACAACGGAGAGTTCTTTGAGGTTCAGCCAAAGTTTGCTAAGAACATCATCACTGGTTTCGCTCGTTTCAATGGTCAAAGTGTTGGTATCGTAGCTAACCAGCCATCAGCCTACGCAGGAGTATTAGATACTAACGCAAGCCGTAAGGGTGCGCGCTTCGTTCGTTTCTGCGATGCTTTCAATATTCCAATCGTTTCACTTGTTGACGTACCAGGTTTCCTCCCAGGTACTGGTCAGGAGTATAACGCTGTAATCCTTCACGGTGCACAGTTGCTCTATGCTTACGGTGAGGCTACAGTTCCAAAGATTACTATCACATTGCGTAAGAGCTATGGTGGTTCACACATCGTTATGGGTTGCAAGCAGCTCCGTTCTGACCTCAACTTTGCATGGCCAAGCGCAGAGATTGCCGTTATGGGTGCATCTGGTGCTGTTGCCGTTCTCTGTGGTAGAGAAGCTAAAGAAGTTAAAGAGCAGGGTGGCGACGTTAAGCAGTTCCTCGCTGAAAAGGAAGAGGAGTACTCTGAGAAGTTTGCTAATCCATATCAGGCAGCTCAGTTCGGCTATATCGACGATGTTATCGAACCACGCAACACTCGTTTCCGCATCTGCCGCGGCTTAGCTCAGTTGGCTCATAAGAAGCAAGACTTACCAGCTAAGAAGCATGGCTGTATGCCAATGTAA
- the panD gene encoding aspartate 1-decarboxylase translates to MQIEVLKSKLHCATVTEANLHYMGSITIDEDLLDAANMIAGEKVQIVNNNNGERFETYIIKGERGSGCICLNGAAARKVVVGDEVIIISYALMDFEEAKTFKPSIVFPKEGNRL, encoded by the coding sequence ATGCAGATAGAAGTATTAAAAAGTAAGTTGCACTGTGCTACTGTCACAGAGGCAAATCTTCATTATATGGGTAGTATTACCATTGATGAAGACTTGTTGGATGCTGCTAATATGATAGCAGGTGAAAAGGTTCAAATTGTGAATAACAACAATGGTGAACGCTTTGAAACTTATATTATTAAGGGAGAAAGAGGCTCTGGCTGTATTTGCCTTAATGGTGCAGCAGCTCGCAAGGTTGTAGTAGGGGATGAGGTAATAATTATCTCTTATGCATTGATGGATTTTGAAGAAGCAAAAACCTTCAAGCCTTCAATTGTATTTCCTAAGGAAGGCAATCGACTATAA
- the panC gene encoding pantoate--beta-alanine ligase, with protein MKVIQKIVELQNELFSCRKENKTIGLVPTMGALHDGHASLVKQSVKENDITVVSVFLNPTQFNDKGDLERYPRTLEADCKLIEACGADYVFAPSVEEVYPKPDNRQYEFSPQSTVMEGAKRPGHFNGVCQVVSRLFYIVHPDRAYFGEKDWQQIAVIKRLVDFIGMKDEITIVECPIIRDADGLAMSSRNMLLTADERAVAPKIYEALSQSVAFSKTHTVAETREKVIADINAVDGLEVEYFEIVDGNTLLEVNTWEAYVVGCITVYCGHTPIRLIDHIKYRG; from the coding sequence ATGAAAGTTATCCAAAAGATTGTTGAACTTCAGAACGAACTTTTCTCTTGTCGCAAGGAAAACAAAACTATTGGATTAGTTCCTACGATGGGTGCGTTGCATGATGGTCATGCGTCACTTGTGAAACAAAGCGTCAAGGAGAATGATATAACAGTTGTTTCTGTTTTTCTTAATCCTACCCAGTTTAATGATAAGGGAGATTTAGAACGTTATCCTCGTACATTAGAGGCTGATTGTAAGCTTATTGAAGCTTGTGGAGCAGACTATGTTTTTGCCCCATCTGTTGAAGAAGTCTACCCTAAACCAGATAATCGTCAATACGAGTTTTCACCACAATCTACAGTGATGGAGGGTGCAAAACGTCCTGGTCATTTCAATGGTGTTTGCCAAGTTGTCAGCAGATTATTCTATATTGTTCATCCAGACAGAGCCTATTTCGGTGAGAAAGATTGGCAGCAGATAGCTGTTATCAAACGTCTTGTTGACTTCATTGGCATGAAGGATGAAATAACGATAGTAGAGTGTCCAATTATACGTGATGCAGACGGTCTGGCTATGAGTTCACGCAATATGCTATTGACAGCCGATGAGCGTGCTGTAGCACCGAAAATATATGAGGCGTTAAGTCAAAGTGTAGCGTTCTCTAAGACCCATACTGTTGCAGAAACACGTGAGAAAGTTATTGCCGATATCAATGCAGTAGACGGACTTGAGGTAGAATATTTTGAGATTGTAGATGGCAACACGCTTCTTGAAGTAAATACATGGGAAGCGTATGTCGTAGGTTGTATTACTGTTTATTGTGGCCATACGCCTATCCGACTTATTGACCACATAAAATACAGAGGATAA
- a CDS encoding dehydrogenase: MADNFLERHREEYEQRKAAWLRKKKHLGRQPKVKLQKPDDEAL, from the coding sequence ATGGCAGATAACTTCTTGGAACGTCATCGTGAGGAATATGAGCAGCGCAAGGCGGCTTGGCTTCGTAAGAAAAAGCACTTGGGACGACAGCCCAAAGTGAAACTTCAGAAGCCTGACGACGAAGCACTGTAA
- a CDS encoding DUF4270 domain-containing protein, whose protein sequence is MRKKFIAACMLAACIGMVSCDDTTDTLGGSLIDNGDKLSIKADTFSVASETMVADSVIARSSTGYLGRMVDPETNTTVTGNLMSQFHVLSSYELPAKDSIMSRDANNEIIADSCDIRLYYSSYYGDSLSQMKLTAYELSKPVEEGVIYYSNFDPEAQGYIRPAAQGGIAEKRSFTLTDYTEADSIRNKKNYRRNIIVRLNKQYKDKSGVTYNNYGTYLLRKYQQNPTAFRNPYRFLHEICPGFYFKIDGGSGSMAHIQVAQLNIYFKNKQKGKVSEISTNFVSTEEVLQLTNFSNDNTKLRQLASESGHTYLKTPAGLFTKLTLPVSDIMAGHTNDSINSAKVILYRENNSTTSDYQFGIPQNVVMVAADSLQSFFANNRLPDNKTSFLASYNKTTNSYVFNNISGIINLFSRNTSMPAWGKVVIVPVELQTVTQGSGSTQKTIITKVSHDMGLSSTKLLGNTSTGKNIQISIIYGKFNGR, encoded by the coding sequence ATGAGAAAGAAATTCATTGCAGCCTGTATGCTTGCAGCTTGTATCGGAATGGTATCATGTGATGATACTACAGATACCCTTGGAGGCTCACTTATCGACAATGGCGACAAACTTTCTATAAAGGCAGACACCTTCAGCGTAGCTTCTGAAACAATGGTTGCTGACAGTGTTATAGCACGTTCATCAACTGGATATTTGGGCAGAATGGTTGACCCTGAAACAAATACAACTGTTACGGGTAATCTTATGTCACAGTTCCATGTGCTTAGTAGTTATGAGTTGCCAGCAAAGGACTCTATCATGAGTCGTGATGCAAACAATGAGATTATTGCTGATTCATGCGATATAAGACTGTATTACAGCAGCTACTACGGTGATTCTCTGAGCCAGATGAAGCTGACAGCATACGAACTTTCAAAGCCTGTTGAGGAAGGAGTAATCTACTACTCTAACTTCGATCCAGAAGCACAAGGCTATATTCGTCCAGCTGCACAAGGTGGTATTGCAGAGAAACGTTCATTCACATTGACAGACTACACAGAAGCTGACAGTATCAGAAATAAGAAAAACTATAGGCGTAACATCATTGTTCGCCTAAACAAACAGTACAAGGACAAGAGCGGTGTTACATATAACAACTACGGAACTTACCTACTCCGCAAGTATCAGCAGAATCCAACTGCATTCCGTAATCCTTATCGCTTCTTGCATGAAATCTGCCCAGGTTTCTATTTCAAGATAGATGGTGGTTCAGGCTCAATGGCACATATACAGGTTGCACAGCTGAATATTTACTTCAAGAATAAACAAAAGGGTAAAGTATCAGAGATATCAACCAACTTTGTAAGTACTGAAGAGGTCCTTCAGTTGACAAACTTCTCTAACGACAACACAAAGTTACGGCAGTTAGCAAGTGAGTCTGGTCATACTTATCTTAAGACTCCAGCAGGCTTGTTTACAAAGTTGACGCTCCCTGTATCTGACATTATGGCAGGACATACAAACGATTCTATCAACTCGGCTAAGGTTATACTCTACCGAGAAAACAATAGTACAACATCCGATTATCAGTTTGGAATACCACAGAATGTCGTTATGGTAGCTGCCGATAGTCTACAGTCGTTCTTTGCGAACAACCGTCTACCTGATAACAAGACTTCGTTCTTGGCAAGTTACAACAAGACAACGAATAGCTATGTGTTCAACAATATCTCGGGAATTATCAACCTCTTCTCACGCAACACATCAATGCCTGCATGGGGTAAAGTTGTAATTGTACCAGTTGAATTGCAGACTGTAACACAAGGTTCTGGTAGTACTCAGAAAACAATTATTACTAAGGTTTCCCACGATATGGGTCTCTCAAGCACAAAGTTATTGGGAAACACATCGACTGGAAAGAATATTCAGATTTCGATAATATACGGTAAGTTCAATGGCAGATAA
- a CDS encoding YgiQ family radical SAM protein: MSSQKENRRPAKQHKKTTPTQRQDREAAVKNEAKITRPSRFQLTDFLPTTKKEVELRGWDQLDIILFSGDAYIDHPAFGAAVIGRTLEAAGYKVAIVPQPDWHGDFRDFKKLGRPRLYFGISPGAMDSMVNKYTANRRLRSDDAYSPDGRPNLRPEYPSIVYSNILRQLYPDVPIVLGGIEASLRRLTHYDYWKDCVRKCILCDARADMIIYGMGEKQVVSIAQELENGANIKDLKHIPQTVYLCKESEIPGGIRENDIVLHSHESCLHNKKYQAENFKHIEEESNKKHAQRILQAVDNVYAVVNPPYPTMTTEEVDAAYDLPYTREPHPKYRGKTIPAYEMIKHSVNIHRGCFGGCSFCTISAHQGKFISCRSKESILKEVKQVIQMPDFKGYLSDLGGPSANMYGMAGKNQKACEHCKRPSCVNPEICPNLETDHTKLLEIYHAVDELPGIKKSFIGSGVRYDLLLHKSKDEKSNEAARQYTRELITRHVSGRLKVAPEHTSDRVLNLMRKPSFQQFYAFKKIFDRINREENMRQQIIPYFISSHPGCQEEDMAELAVLTKDLDFHLEQVQDFTPTPMTVSTEAWYTGYDPYTLEPIFSAKTPKEKLAQRQFFFWYKPETRRDIERELHRIGRSDLIAKLYDNVPKRHPRAVYDPKAIGSTPDIPNKKRKGREEKPTENRRKSAKQNGKQPKSFNPNFSGNHRRRQK, from the coding sequence TTGAGTTCACAAAAAGAAAATAGAAGACCTGCAAAGCAGCATAAAAAGACAACACCTACACAGCGACAAGATAGAGAGGCTGCTGTTAAGAATGAAGCTAAAATCACAAGACCTTCAAGATTTCAGCTAACAGACTTCCTCCCTACTACAAAGAAGGAGGTTGAACTCCGTGGTTGGGATCAGTTAGACATTATTCTCTTTTCGGGTGACGCCTATATTGACCATCCTGCCTTTGGTGCTGCAGTCATTGGTAGAACACTTGAAGCAGCTGGTTATAAGGTAGCTATCGTTCCACAACCCGACTGGCATGGCGACTTCCGAGACTTTAAAAAGTTAGGCCGTCCACGTCTCTACTTTGGTATATCGCCAGGTGCAATGGACTCGATGGTGAACAAATACACCGCCAATCGTCGTCTACGCTCAGACGATGCCTATTCACCTGATGGCAGACCCAACCTGCGCCCAGAGTATCCAAGCATTGTTTACTCTAATATTCTCAGACAGCTCTATCCCGATGTTCCTATTGTCTTAGGCGGCATCGAGGCTTCATTGCGCCGTCTTACTCATTACGACTATTGGAAAGATTGTGTTCGTAAGTGTATTCTCTGTGATGCACGTGCCGACATGATCATCTATGGTATGGGCGAGAAACAGGTGGTAAGCATAGCACAAGAGTTGGAAAACGGTGCTAATATCAAGGATTTAAAGCATATTCCACAAACCGTATATCTTTGTAAAGAGTCAGAGATTCCAGGCGGAATAAGAGAGAATGACATCGTACTTCATTCCCACGAATCTTGCTTACACAACAAGAAATATCAGGCTGAGAACTTCAAACATATAGAAGAAGAGTCTAACAAAAAACACGCACAGCGTATCCTACAGGCTGTTGACAACGTTTATGCCGTTGTTAACCCACCCTATCCTACCATGACAACAGAGGAGGTAGATGCAGCCTACGACCTACCATATACACGCGAACCACATCCGAAATATCGTGGTAAGACTATCCCAGCCTATGAGATGATTAAACACAGTGTGAACATCCATCGCGGATGTTTTGGTGGTTGTTCGTTCTGTACTATTTCTGCACATCAGGGTAAGTTTATTAGCTGTCGCTCGAAAGAGAGTATCTTAAAGGAAGTAAAGCAGGTTATACAGATGCCCGACTTCAAAGGTTATCTCTCCGACCTTGGTGGTCCGTCAGCCAACATGTATGGTATGGCTGGTAAAAATCAGAAGGCTTGCGAGCATTGTAAACGTCCAAGCTGCGTGAATCCAGAGATATGTCCTAACCTTGAAACCGACCACACTAAACTGCTTGAAATCTATCATGCAGTTGATGAACTACCAGGAATCAAGAAGAGTTTTATCGGTTCTGGTGTACGTTATGACCTACTTCTGCACAAGAGTAAGGACGAGAAGAGTAATGAGGCTGCCAGACAATATACTCGTGAGTTGATAACACGACATGTGAGTGGACGATTGAAGGTTGCACCAGAGCATACTTCAGACCGCGTTCTAAATCTGATGCGTAAACCTTCGTTCCAACAATTCTATGCATTCAAGAAGATTTTTGACCGCATCAACCGTGAGGAGAATATGCGACAGCAGATTATTCCTTACTTCATATCTTCTCATCCTGGCTGCCAGGAAGAGGATATGGCAGAGTTGGCAGTACTAACGAAAGACCTTGACTTCCACTTGGAACAAGTGCAGGACTTCACCCCTACCCCAATGACTGTTTCTACAGAGGCATGGTACACGGGGTATGATCCTTACACACTCGAGCCAATCTTCTCAGCAAAGACACCAAAGGAGAAACTTGCACAGCGTCAATTCTTCTTCTGGTATAAGCCTGAAACACGACGAGATATTGAGCGAGAACTTCACCGCATTGGACGTAGTGACTTGATTGCTAAGCTCTATGACAATGTTCCGAAGCGACACCCTCGTGCGGTTTATGATCCTAAGGCAATCGGAAGTACTCCCGACATTCCAAACAAAAAACGGAAGGGAAGAGAGGAAAAACCAACAGAGAATCGTAGGAAATCTGCTAAGCAAAATGGGAAACAGCCAAAGAGTTTCAATCCAAACTTTTCTGGTAACCATCGTCGCAGACAAAAATAA